In Deinococcus psychrotolerans, the genomic window CCACGTGGTAGAGCAGGACTTGCTTAAGGAGCTCCGGATCCGAGGCGATTTTGGCCAAGGTATCGGGATCGACTTTAGCAAAGGCCTCGTCGGTGGGCGCAAACAAGGTGTAGGTGCCGCCCATCAGCGTTTCGGTGAGGTCTGCGTCACTCAGCAAGGAGCGCAGGGTGCCGAAGCGGTCGTCATTGACAATCACATCATAAATGGTGTTGTCGCCCATGCTGGTGTCGGACATGGTGGCGTCCGCCGCCGTGTCGACCGTGGTCGTATCAGCCATAGTTGTATCAGCCGTGGCCGTATCCGCCGCAGCGGTCTCAGTGGTGGCAGCCGCCGTATCAGCAGCAGCAGTGTCAGTAGCCGCCGTATCCGTGGCGACGGTGGTGTCCACGCTCATCTCGCCGCTGTCTACAGGCATAGGCATGGTCAGCGGCGTGGCGGGGATAGAGCTGGGCGTCGCGGCTGCGGGAGCCTGAGCCATCTCAGCGGGCATCGCATCTGCAGGAGCAGCAGCATCCGACATTCCAGTATCCGTGGACGCGGCGTCGTCTGCCATGCCGTTATCGCTGGTCATGGTGTCGTCTGTGGCTGCGGGCGCTGGGGCCGGAGTCGCCGCCACTGCTGGCGCGGCGGGCTTCATAGCCGTCATCGGCGGCAGCAACACGGTGTCCACCACATGAATCACGCCGTTGCAAGCGGGCACGTCAGCCTGCACCACATTCGCGCCGTTGACCATCACTTTGCTGCCCATCATCTGGACGCTGAGGGTAGCGCCCTGCGCGGTTTTGATGCTCTTGAGGTTCATGACCTGTTTGGCATTCACCTTGCCCGGCACCACGTGGTAAAGCAGCACCGACTTGAGCAGCGCCGGGTCATTGAGAACGCCCGACAGCACGTCGCTGGGGAGTTTATTGAACGCCGCGTCGGTGGGCGCAAACACCGTGTACTGCCCGCTCTTGAGGGTGTCCACCAAGCCTGCGGCTTGCAGCGCGACCAGCAGGGTGCTGAACTGGGCGTTGTTGGCCACTGTATCGGCAATGCTCATGCACTTGGCAGCGGGCATCGCGGTGGGTTTGGTGGTGGGCTTGGCTCCGGCTCCGCCCGCAGACGCGGCAGAAGCAGCCATCAAGCCGCACGACAGCAAAACGATCATCTTTCTATGCATCTTATTCACCTCTAAACGTAAATTTAACAATCCTAACCAACACTACGTTCTAAGTCGAAAGCGCGTTGGCGGAATGGGAATAGGATACCTTAGCAAAACTTCATTTCTATTTGGGTTAAATCTCACTCTTTACTCACTTATCGGTGCGGGCGTCCCCAAGCACTGGTCAGAATATAAGCGAGCCCACCCAAAACGCCGGCCGTCAGCGCGAAACGCAGCACACCGAGCAGCAGCGAAGCGGTGGTGGTCAGGACTTGGCCGAGTCCCGATACCAACTCGCCCAGCAACCACAGCGCCGTCAAGCTCAGGAGCGCGGCGAGAACAAGGCCCAGTACCGCCAGCAGCAAACGAATCATCACACGCAGTGTAGAGCGAAGTTGACGTCACACCGTAAATGTAAAGCGTCGCCAGCGCCACACCGCTTGTCTGCCGCTCAGTCCGGCAGCACTTTGCCGAGCGCCCAGATGCTCAAGCCCAGCGCTGCGCCGTAACTGAGATGTGCGCCGAGGCGGTTGAGATGTCCGCGCACATCGCTGCTGGCCGGGCCGTCTTGCAAGCCGAGA contains:
- a CDS encoding fasciclin domain-containing protein, whose product is MHRKMIVLLSCGLMAASAASAGGAGAKPTTKPTAMPAAKCMSIADTVANNAQFSTLLVALQAAGLVDTLKSGQYTVFAPTDAAFNKLPSDVLSGVLNDPALLKSVLLYHVVPGKVNAKQVMNLKSIKTAQGATLSVQMMGSKVMVNGANVVQADVPACNGVIHVVDTVLLPPMTAMKPAAPAVAATPAPAPAATDDTMTSDNGMADDAASTDTGMSDAAAPADAMPAEMAQAPAAATPSSIPATPLTMPMPVDSGEMSVDTTVATDTAATDTAAADTAAATTETAAADTATADTTMADTTTVDTAADATMSDTSMGDNTIYDVIVNDDRFGTLRSLLSDADLTETLMGGTYTLFAPTDEAFAKVDPDTLAKIASDPELLKQVLLYHVVAGNLTGEQVTGSTQLASAEGQSLNVTKDGNNVKINDATVTAVDMKASNGVVHVIDSVLIPPDLKLP